Below is a window of Moraxella nasibovis DNA.
TCTGTTGTTGCGATTGGTATCGACAAATACCACCAAATCGCTTTGAGCAGACCGACTACAAGCACCATCAACCATCGTACAGATCAGCACATCTTTAGCACGAGTACGACTTTCAATTTTTGCCAAACGGATGGCCTCATGAATATGACGGCGCACCGAATGAGATTCCACTCGCTGCATCATTGTTAAATAAAACGGGTGTGCAAAAAACGCAAGTGCAGCTATAATACTCAGCACCACCATCATCTCTATCACTGTAAAGCCTTGCTGATTTTGCACCTTTTGCTTCCCTCACCAAATAAAAAAATCCATCTTATCACAAAGCCACTTATCTGCACAACCTAAAAAACCAAAAACCCCCTCCATCATCCGACAGAGGGGGCTAAATAAGGTGCTGACGATGACCTACTCTCACATGGGCGAACCACACTACCATCGGCGCTAAGACGTTTCACTTCTGAGTTCGGGAAGGGATCAGGTGGTTCCATCTTGCTATTGTCGTCAGCGTAAAAGGATTAACAACGCTGTTATGAGTCTGTTATTTTATTTTTATTCAAGATTGATTCAAGCTTGTTAGGTAAAATCTTTACACTTTCCATTAACACTGTCAGTGGTAAACCACTTGGGTGTTGTATGGTCAAGCCAAACGAGCAATTAGTATTGGTTAGCTACACATATCACTATGCTTCCACACCCAACCTATCAACGTCGTAGTCTACAACGGCTCTTTAGGGAAATCTTATCTTGAGGTCGGCTTCCCGCTTAGATGCTTTCAGCGGTTATCCGATCCGAACATAGCTACCCGGCGATGCTACTGGCGTAACAACCGGAACACCAGAGGTTCGTCCACTCTGGTCCTCTCGTACTAGGAGCAGATCCTCTCAAATTTCCAACGCCCACGGTAGATAGGGACCGAACTGTCTCACGACGTTCTAAACCCAGCTCGCGTACCTCTTTAAATGGCGAACAGCCATACCCTTGGGACCTGCTTCAGCCCCAGGATGAGATGAGCCGACATCGAGGTGCCAAACACCGCCGTCGATATGAACTCTTGGGCGGTATCAGCCTGTTATCCCCAGAGTACCTTTTATCCGTTGAGCGATGGCCCTTCCATACAGAACCACCGGATCACTAAGACCTACTTTCGTACCTGCTCGACTTGTGGGTCTCGCAGTTAAGCGCGCTTTTGCCTTTATACTCTATGGACGATTTCCGACCGTCCTGAGCGCACCTTCGTACTCCTCCGTTACTCTTTAGGAGGAGACCGCCCCAGTCAAACTACCCACCATACATTGTCCTTAGATCTGTTAATCTCAAGTTAGAACCCCAACATAACCAGGGTGGTATTTCAAGGATGGCTCCATAGGAACTGGCGTCCCTACTTCAAAGCCTCCCACCTATCCTACACAAGTTAGGTCAAAGTTCAATGTAAAGCTGTAGTAAAGGTTCACGGGGTCTTTCCGTCTAGCCGCGGGTACACAGCATCTTCACTGCGATTTCGATTTCACTGAGTCTCTGCTGGAGACAGCGCTGCCATCATTATGCCATTCGTGCAGGTCGGAACTTACCCGACAAGGAATTTCGCTACCTTAGGACCGTTATAGTTACGGCCGCCGTTTACTGGGGCTTCGATCAAGAGCTTCGCTTACGCTAACCCCATCAATTAACCTTCCAGCACCGGGCAGGCATCACACCCTATACGTCCACTTTCGTGTTTGCAGAGTGCTGTGTTTTTAATAAACAGTTGCAGCAGCCTGGTATCTGCGACTGCCAACAGCTCAAAGAGCAAGTCTTATCACCATCGGCAGCGTACCTTCTCCCGAAGTTACGGTACCATTTTGCCTAGTTCCTTCAGCAGAGTTCTCTCAAGCGCCTTGGTATTCTCTACCTGACCACCTGTGTCGGTTTCGGGTACGATTTCTTTATGACTATCGCTTAGAAGCTTTTCCTGGAAGCATGGTATTTGCCACTTCGCCAGTAAACTGGCTTGCTATCAGATCTCAGTAATAGTCTAGCGGATTTGCCTACTAAACCTACCTACATCCTTCCACCTGGACAACCAACGCCAGGCTGACATAACCTTCTCCGTCCCTCCATCGCATCATAAACAAGTATCGGAATATTAACCGATTTCCCATCGACTACGCCTTTCGGCCTCGCCTTAGGGGTCGACTCACCCAGCCCCGATTAACGTTGGACTGGAACCCTTGGTCTTCCGGCGAACGGGCTTTTCACCCGTTTTGTCGTTACTCACGTCAGCATTCGCTCTTGTGATACCTCCAGCATGCCTTACAGCACACCTTCACAGGCTTACACAACGCTCCCCTACCACTTAATTGAAACAATTAAATCCGCAGCTTCGGCTCCTAGTTTGAGCCCCGTTACATCTTCCGCGCAGGCCGACTCGACTAGTGAGCTATTACGCTTTCTTTAAAGGGTGGCTGCTTCTAAGCCAACCTCCTAGCTGTCTGTGCCTTCCCACATCGTTTCCCACTTAACTAGGAATTTGGGGCCTTAGCTGGCGGTCTGGGTTGTTTCCCTCTTGACGACGGACGTTAGCACCCGCCGTCTGTCTCCCGGATAGTACTCATCGGTATTCGGAGTTTGCATCGGTTTGGTAAGTCGGGATGACCCCCTAGCCGAAACAGTGCTCTACCCCCAATGGTATTCGTCCGAGGCGCTACCTAAATAGCTTTCGGGGAGAACCAGCTATCACCGAGTTTGATTAGCCTTTCACCCCTATCCACAAGTCATCCCCTGGCTTTTCAACGACAGTGGGTTCGGTCCTCCGGTGCCTGTTACGGCACTTTCAACCTGCTCATGGATAGATCACTCGGTTTCGGGTCTATACCCTGCAACTAAATCGCCCTATTAAGACTCGGTTTCCCTACGGCTCCCCTAAACGGTTAACCTTGCTACAGAATATAAGTCGCTGACCCATTATACAAAAGGTACGCCGTCACGGAATAAATCCGCTCCGACTGCTTGTATGCACACGGTTTCAGGTTCTATTTCACTCCCCTAACAGGGGTTCTTTTCGCCTTTCCCTCACGGTACTGGTTCACTATCGGTCAGTCAGGAGTATTTAGCCTTGGAGGATGGTCCCCCCATCTTCAGACAAGATTTCACGTGTCTCGCCCTACTTAATATGTCGCATTTGCAGTTTCGCATACAGGACTATCACCTACTATGGTTGGCTTTCCCACGCCATTTTGCTACTACAAGTTTGATCGGCTCCTCCCCGTTCGCTCGCCGCTACTTGGGGAATCTCTATTGATGTCTTTTCCTCGGGGTACTGAGATGTTTCACTTCTCCCGGTTTGCCTTCTATCCAAAGGATAGAATACCTATCTTATGATAAGTGGGTTTCCCCATTCAGAAATCGCCGGGTCACAGGATATTGCCACCTCACCGACGCTTATCGCAGGCTATCACGTCTTTCATCGCCTCTGACTGCCAAGGCATCCACCATGTGCACTTCATTACTTGACCATACAACCCCAAGTAGTCTTGGTGTCATAAGGGTAATGTGTAACGATTCACCTATGTTTACGCTTGATTCAGTTCTCTTTACTTTAGGTAAGTACATTTTGGGGTGTACTTACCATGGTAATTTATTTGTTGGAATAAATAAATTACCCAGACTCATAATCATGTTGTTAAATAATGATATAAACTTCGTCAGTTTATAAGATGTTCTACATTAAGTAGAAATAAGAAATCTAAACTTGGTTTTGATTGCTTAGTTCTAATTAATGATTGGTGGAGCCAAGGAGAGTCGAACTCCTGACCTCCTGCGTGCAAGGCAGGCGCTCTACCAACTGAGCTATGGCCCCAAAATGGTGGGTCTAATAAGACTTGAACTTATGACCCCCGCGTTATCAACACGGTGCTCTAACCAACTGAGCTATAGACCCGTTTTAAACATCTTCCTAAAGAACAACTTGTTGTGAATTCTTGCTAATCAGATAATTCATTAAGGAGGTGATCCAGCCGCAGGTTCCCCTACGGCTACCTTGTTACGACTTCACCCCAGTCATCGACCCCACCGTGGTGATCGCCCTCTTGCGTTAGGCTAACCACTTCTGGTGAGATCAACTCCCATGGTGTGACGGGCGGTGTGTACAAGGCCCGGGAACGTATTCACCGCAGCATTCTGATCTGCGATTACTAGCGATTCCGACTTCATGGAGTCGAGTTGCAGACTCCAATCCGGACTACGATTGGCTTTTTGAGATTAGCATCACATCGCTGTGTAGCAACCCTTTGTACCAACCATTGTAGCACGTGTGTAGCCCTGGTCGTAAGGGCCATGATGACTTGACGTCGTCCCCGCCTTCCTCCAGTTTGTCACTGGCAGTATCCTTAGAGTTCCCGACCGAGTCGCTGGTAACTAAGGAAAAGGGTTGCGCTCGTTGCGGGACTTAACCCAACATCTCACGACACGAGCTGACGACAGCCATGCAGCACCTGTATCTAAGTTCCCGAAGGCACTCTCGCATCTCTGCAAGATTCTTAGTATGTCAAGACCAGGTAAGGTTCTTCGCGTTGCATCGAATTAAACCACATGCTCCACCGCTTGTGCGGGCCCCCGTCAATTCATTTGAGTTTTAACCTTGCGGCCGTACTCCCCAGGCGGTCTACTTATTGCGTTAACTGCGTCACTAAGTCTTCAAGAGACCCAACGACTGGTAGACATCGTTTACGGCGTGGACTACCAGGGTATCTAATCCTGTTTGCTACCCACGCTTTCGCACCTCAGTGTCAGTATGATGCCAGGGAGCTGCCTTCGCCATCGGTATTCCTCCAGATCTCTACGCATTTCACCGCTACACCTGGAATTCTACTCCCCTCTCACCTACTCTAGCTTACCAGTATCAGATGCAGTTCCCAGGTTAAGCCCGGGGCTTTCACATCTGACTTAATAAGCCACCTACGCGCGCTTTACGCCCAGTAATTCCGATTAACGCTTGCACCCTCTGTATTACCGCGGCTGCTGGCACAGAGTTAGCCGGTGCTTATTCTGTGGGTAACGTCAGGGCTAATGGGTATTAACCATTAGCTTTTCCTCCCCACTTAAAGTGCTTTACAACCAAAAGGCCTTCTTCACACACGCGGCATGGCTGGATCAGGCTTTCGCCCATTGTCCAATATTCCCCACTGCTGCCTCCCGTAGGAGTCTGGGCCGTGTCTCAGTCCCAGTGTGGCTGATCATCCTCTCAGACCAGCTACAGATCGTCGCCTTGGTAGGCCTTTACCCCACCAACTAGCTAATCCGACTTAGGCTCATCTATTAGCGAGAGCTAAAAGCCCCCTTTCTCTCGTAAGACGTATGCGGTATTAGCTATCCTTTCGGATAGTTATCCCCCACTAATAGGCAGATTCCTAAGCATTACTCACCCGTTCGCCACTAATCATATCTAGCAAGCTAGATAATCATCGTTCGACTTGCATGTGTTAAGCCTGCCGCCAGCGTTCAATCTGAGCCATGATCAAACTCTTCAGTTTAATCTTTGTGTTGCCTAATTGATTATTTACTTAGAAAGTAAAATAAAAAGTTAGGACTTTTAATTTTGGCTCATTTATTACTAGCAAAATTTGCTCATCGTGTAAATGAATTAACTTTGAGTATTTTTGCTTGATAAATGATAATTTTTATATTATCTTGTATTAGCAAAAATCCACACAAGTTGTTCTTTAGTTTTGATTTTAAATAGTGTCATTCGTTGTCGTCCAGCGAATGAGTGCGTATTATACGCTAGTTTTATTTAATGTCAAGCATTTTTTTCAATTTTTTTTAAAGTTTTTGAGATTTGTTAATTCTTATCTCATATTCTTTAAGCTAAGTTATTGAAATTAAACAATTTTTTGATTAGCTTGTCTGCTTGAGTGGTGCGTATTATACAGGGTTTTGGGTGGGGGTCAAGCACTTTTTTGAATATTTTTCTAAAATATTTGCAACTTATTGTTTTTGTTGTATTTTTATCTTTTAATTTTTGCTTGTCAGACTGCTCACATTTTACTATCTTAGTATTTTCCATTCAAAAGGACTTGCCAATGTAACTCATATCTCATCTTTACCTACGCTTAAAATTTTTAAAAACACCCAACTTTCAACATTATACAAGCCGTTGATTTATCAAGGGCGAATGTGATTCGCCCCTAAAATTCAAAAAACCATCAATAATCAATACGTTATCATTCTGAGTTGAGATTGGGTTAAAAACTTTGGAAAGTTCTGTATGAGACACGCTCTACTATTTACCCCTGCTTTTGTGGCAAGCCTTGCCTTTGTTGGTATTGCCCAGCTGATTGTCGCATCATCCACCTTTTTTATCGCAAATCTTGCCAAAAGTGTAACGGACGGCACGCTGTCGCTGCCTTATCTTATTGGTTTTGTGGCATCTTTGACACTCGTACTGATACCGCTTTATTTTGCCAGTATCTTTTTGGAAAAAGCCAAATTTAACTCGCTAGCACGTTATAACACTTTGTTTGATAAGCATTTTTTGGGAAAATCATGCCATTATAATAACCACACCCTAAAACACACCGCCACCGCCATGCTCTCCCAAGAAAGCAAACACACCCTTGATGACAGCTTGCTTGGCGTTTTTGATATGATAACGCTACTATTAAATGTCGGATTCAACCTGATTGTCATTGCATGGGTGCTAGACGGCTTTATTTTATTGGGTTATGGCGTGGGCATGGTGCTTGCCATGGGAGCGGTGCATTTATTTAAAGACAGGCTTGGTAATCTTGCCAAAACCGCCCAAATGTCTCGGCTCATGCTGATGTCGGGGCTATCAAGGGCGTGGGATAATGTGATTATTTTTAATAAATACAATTACTTACGACACAATCGCACTCTGACAGACACCCTTAACAAAGCCAAAACCGACAGTATCCATGCCAAATCCATGCGACACCTAAGCAGTAATGTGGGAATACTTGTTTTGCTTGTGTGCGTCTTGGCGGCAAGTGGCGTGCTATTTTGGCAAAATTTGGGGGATATGGCGATGCTTGCCATGCTCGTTGCTACGTTGCCACGCCAGATTCAAATGCTTCAAATGAGCCATGAACTCATTGGCTATCGGGCGGAAATTAGCACACTCATGGCTCGGCTTGACGGGCTAATCCAATTGTTTGATACGCCAAATGCCACGCTTGATAAGCACATTAAAAAAGATAGAATTTTTGTCAAACAGACCAATCAAGCCTTTGATTTTGATGAATTTTTGAAAAATACGCCCAGCACAGGACGCATTACCCTTGTTGGCGATAATGGCGTGGGCAAATCGTGCGTGCTTTTGACATTAAAGAACAGGCTTGGCGAGCGTGCTTATTATCTGCCCGCCAAGCATGAGCTGATTTTTGATAATACCGAAGGCTCAACAGGACAGCGACTTATCGTTGAAATTGATGAGCTAACGGGCGATGATACGCCTATATTGCTCCTTGATGAATGGGACGCCAATTTGGATGGCGTGAACACGGACATCATTCACGCCAAGTTAGATGAAATTGGGAAAACAAGGCTTATCGTGGAAGTTCGCCATTGATTCAGTTTTGCAGGATAAATCAAACCCCAACCAAGCCCATCATCAAAGCATTTACCACGGTCACCAGCCCCACTATCACCCCAAGCTTCTTACCCAAACAAGCAGGACTGTGGCGGTGCGTGATGACGGTCTTGGTCGGTGCCACGAATGCCGTCGCCCAAATCATTGGCAAGGTTCGACAAAATCTGCAAAGACAAAGCGGTATAAAAGCGGTACAAATAATCAGCACACACAGCACTCAATTATCTACCCCAAATCCGCCAAGCGTGCGATACGCCAAACCCTGCCCCACCCCAAGACTCATGATGGCGATGGGATAGGTGCATGGGCGAGTGGCGTGGATGAATTGGTAATGGGCAAGTTGGGAGATGGCATGATAAGCCAAGTGGGTTTGTGGTTTTTTAAAGGTATTGTTGAGTGTTTTTAAAAATATTTAGGCTTTATCTTTTTTTGCCATAAAAGTCGTCCAAAATCCTGACAAGGCATAAATCACACCAATGGCAAGCACGCCCACGGGAATGTCATACAGCACAACACCCATGATAAGCACACCTACAATGAGTGCGACAAAAGGCACTTTTTGGCGGTCGAACTCTTTAAAGCTGTAATATTTGACATTACTCACCATGAGCAGACCGCATACGACTGTCCATGCTGCGAACACAATTTCGCCCACACCGACGCTTTGACCGATACTACCCACCCAGTCAGCATGATCGATGGCGACCATCACACTTGATGCTACCAAGATGGCTGCCAACGGACTTGCCAAACCGATGAAGTATTTTTTATCCACTGCGCCGATTTGCACATTAAATCTTGCCAAACGAAACGCCGCACACGCTGCAAACACAAAAGCACACGCCAAGCCAAATCGCCCAAGCTCATGCAAGGCAAAGTGATACACCAAAATCGCAGGTGCAAGCCCAAAGGCGATGCAATCCGCTAGGCTGTCAAACTGCTCCCCGAAAGGACTTTGCGCATTGAGCATCCGAGCGGCTCGTCCGTCCATGCCGTCTAAGATTGCCGACAAAAAAATCGCCAAGCACGCCTGATGCAGCCGCCCTTCACTACTTGCCACAATGGAAAAAAACGCCGACAGCATGGATGCCGTTGTGATGAGATTTGGCACCAAATACACGCCACGGCGCACCTGCTTGCGCCCATCGATCGCCTCACGCTCCACCACCTCAAAGGTGATGCCGTCGTGATCATCGTCATGATGCGCTATATTATCTGGCAAGTGATTGTTATTATTCATATTTTCTTTAAGTTTTGCTTTATGATGATTGGTTTTTTGATCGGTTTGTTAAGCGGTTATTCACCCACCAACCATTTTACGACTGCCATCTCATCAAGATTCATGGCAGGTGCGTCCGCAGGTTTTAAAATAGGGGCGAGCGTCTGCAAAATCTGTTTGGCGTGTTCGTCAAATTGCCAAGGTGGATTGATGATGTGCAGTCCAGTGCCGTTCATGCCCACCGCCACATCATTGGGGTATAGGTTTAGCTCACAAACAAGCTGGCGGCAAATCTCGGTGCGTTTCATTTTTTTGTAAAACAGCTCAACCGCTTCTTTATTTTTAATCGGATACCAAAGCACAAAAGTCCCTGTGGCAAATTTCTTATGAGCTGCCACAAGCAAATCTACCAAACGGCTAAAATCTTTATGCTCCTGCTCAAAAGGTGGATCAAGCAAAATGATGCCTCGCTTTTCTTTGGGTGGCAGAACCGCAGGCACGCCCTCAAACGCATCACGGTGATGAATGCCAATCGGCAACTGATACAGCTGATAATTCAGTGCATCGTACTCGTCCGCCACCGCTTCAAAGGCTTCGGCACGCAAGGGTGCGTCTTTGCTGTGATTTAGGGCGTGATTGGCAATCCACCAAGGCGAACCTGGATAAACATGCTTATCATAGGTTTTACGAGCGGTTTGTAAATCCAGTAAATACTGGGCAATGGCTTTTGGCGGTGTGCCCAAATCAGCGTTTTCTAAGGCTCGAATGCCCTTATCCGCCTCGCCTGTTTTGGTCGCCTCGGTGCTTTCTAGCGAATACAGACCTCGTCCGCCATAAGCGTCCAATACATAAAAAGGCTTGCCCTTAGCGGAAAATTGAGAAAGTAGCTGTAATAGCAAAATGTGTTTGGCAACATCAGCGAAGTTACCAGCGTGGTAGGCGTGTTTGTAATTCATGGTACAAAATTCATGTTTTTTGGATTGACTTATGGTAGCATAGTTGGCAGTTTTTCGCCATTTTTTATTTTAAAACACACATCATGACAAATTTTCACACCGACTGGCACACTCTTGTTGATTCAAAATTAGAGCATTTTATTGAAACTGGCACAATGGTGCTTGATGATGTTTTTGATGCCGACAGCTTGACTGCCTTACAAACAGAAAGCGGCTTTATTGACTATAAAGAAGCCACCTTGACGCACGGCGAGCGAGAAACTGCCATTCGTGGCGACAGCATTCGCTGGATTGATGAGACCTGCCCTGCAGGCACAAAATATCTGGCAGCAATCAATGAACTGGGGCGATATTTTAATCAAACTTTATATACAGGCATTCGCTCTAGCGAAGCTCATTATGCTTGCTATCCTGCTGGCTTTGGCTACAAATGGCATAAGGACAATCCGCAAGGGCGAGACGAGCGAGTGATTTCGGCGGTATTTTATTTAAATGACGATTGGCAAAACACCGATGGCGGGCAAATCACGGTCGTCAATAAACAGGACGAAACAATCCAGCTTTTGCCACAATTAAACCGACTGGTGATTTTTGACAGCAATCTATTGCACCAAGTGGAAATCACCAATCGTCAAAGATTTTCGATTGCTACTTGGCTAAGACGAGATGAAAGGTTGATTTAGTAATGTGTTTTGAAGTCATACTTAGTACAAATTATCCTGGCGATTTGTCAAAATTTGACACAATGGGTGTTTATTTTGAAAAAATAGATACTCACAAAACACTAAAATACCTCAATCATTATAGAGTGGCAACTTTTTTGCCTAAAAATTGCAGTTGTCATTTTCGCATTTATGACGAAGCAGCACTAACCGATGACTTAAAGCATAATCCAAACGCCTTACAAGAATGGTATGGTGAAACAGATGATTGTGATAATATACTAAATACGAAATTTTTATTTCAAGTCATTAAAAATCTAGTCAATCAAGGTTATGACTTTGATAGCTATGTTGATGACTGGGATTTGGTTACATTATTAGATGAACCGCCAAGTAAATGTATTGATATTCATATCAATCACATCAAAAAAGATGATTTTTTATTTTATATTGGGCAATATTTTAATTTTAAAAAATCCGTAAGGTGAGTATGACGCACCATTTTTAAGTAAAATTTCTTTATTGTTCTTTATTTTT
It encodes the following:
- a CDS encoding 23S rRNA (adenine(2030)-N(6))-methyltransferase RlmJ encodes the protein MNYKHAYHAGNFADVAKHILLLQLLSQFSAKGKPFYVLDAYGGRGLYSLESTEATKTGEADKGIRALENADLGTPPKAIAQYLLDLQTARKTYDKHVYPGSPWWIANHALNHSKDAPLRAEAFEAVADEYDALNYQLYQLPIGIHHRDAFEGVPAVLPPKEKRGIILLDPPFEQEHKDFSRLVDLLVAAHKKFATGTFVLWYPIKNKEAVELFYKKMKRTEICRQLVCELNLYPNDVAVGMNGTGLHIINPPWQFDEHAKQILQTLAPILKPADAPAMNLDEMAVVKWLVGE
- a CDS encoding GspH/FimT family pseudopilin codes for the protein MQNQQGFTVIEMMVVLSIIAALAFFAHPFYLTMMQRVESHSVRRHIHEAIRLAKIESRTRAKDVLICTMVDGACSRSAQSDLVVFVDTNRNNRFDAKDVVISKEQLALKYGIISMNVSAGRDYAKFMGDTGKPRGNFGNIKYCNILNQKQHSFQVIINMHGLVSERRADRLDIGC
- a CDS encoding ATP-binding cassette domain-containing protein, yielding MRHALLFTPAFVASLAFVGIAQLIVASSTFFIANLAKSVTDGTLSLPYLIGFVASLTLVLIPLYFASIFLEKAKFNSLARYNTLFDKHFLGKSCHYNNHTLKHTATAMLSQESKHTLDDSLLGVFDMITLLLNVGFNLIVIAWVLDGFILLGYGVGMVLAMGAVHLFKDRLGNLAKTAQMSRLMLMSGLSRAWDNVIIFNKYNYLRHNRTLTDTLNKAKTDSIHAKSMRHLSSNVGILVLLVCVLAASGVLFWQNLGDMAMLAMLVATLPRQIQMLQMSHELIGYRAEISTLMARLDGLIQLFDTPNATLDKHIKKDRIFVKQTNQAFDFDEFLKNTPSTGRITLVGDNGVGKSCVLLTLKNRLGERAYYLPAKHELIFDNTEGSTGQRLIVEIDELTGDDTPILLLDEWDANLDGVNTDIIHAKLDEIGKTRLIVEVRH
- the pssA gene encoding CDP-diacylglycerol--serine O-phosphatidyltransferase, with the protein product MNNNNHLPDNIAHHDDDHDGITFEVVEREAIDGRKQVRRGVYLVPNLITTASMLSAFFSIVASSEGRLHQACLAIFLSAILDGMDGRAARMLNAQSPFGEQFDSLADCIAFGLAPAILVYHFALHELGRFGLACAFVFAACAAFRLARFNVQIGAVDKKYFIGLASPLAAILVASSVMVAIDHADWVGSIGQSVGVGEIVFAAWTVVCGLLMVSNVKYYSFKEFDRQKVPFVALIVGVLIMGVVLYDIPVGVLAIGVIYALSGFWTTFMAKKDKA
- a CDS encoding 2OG-Fe(II) oxygenase, translating into MTNFHTDWHTLVDSKLEHFIETGTMVLDDVFDADSLTALQTESGFIDYKEATLTHGERETAIRGDSIRWIDETCPAGTKYLAAINELGRYFNQTLYTGIRSSEAHYACYPAGFGYKWHKDNPQGRDERVISAVFYLNDDWQNTDGGQITVVNKQDETIQLLPQLNRLVIFDSNLLHQVEITNRQRFSIATWLRRDERLI